Genomic segment of bacterium:
CGCATGAATCGGCCCGAGCAGCATTCCCCCGAGAAAGACCGGGAAATGCATCGGCAGGATTACGCGTGGAGACCAGCCAAAGGGGTGGATAAAAAACGGAAGGACGACTCCCAGAGCCACACAGACAGCAGCGGTCGCCAGAGCCTCAGCTCCCCGAGCCGGAGGGGCAAAGGGTACAGCCGACTTGCTACCTCTTTCACGAGCCGGGCCAATCGTACCGGTTCGGGTGCGACTCATCCTGCCAAGCTTAGGGACAAAAAAATTGTTTCTATTTGTGTTACGTATCAGAAGCGGCCCCTTAAAGGCTGCTCCAGCCTGAATCGCTAAACTACGGAGAACTTTCCACATTGTCAAGAGAAATGGCCCGCATGTTTCTCAAGAATAACCCGCTAAGTGCAAATTCTAAATGAAGAAAGTTTGATGACATTGACATCCTTTATGAGGTGCTTAGAGAGATCGTTCCATTTCAATCCCCCGCTACTTCTTCTCCATCAAGACGAGGCGGTATTTGGGAAGCTCAATTGCCTCGAAAGCTTGTCGAACGGTCGCAAATTCACCTGGGGGCACAAGATCGGCCTTAATTTCGATTGTCTGCGTCCATGTCATCGTCGCTTCTCCGCGCCGCGAGTGCACCTCCATGCGGACGAACGGATTATCTATCAGGAGCGTGGGCGGCACGGCTGCCACTTGGAACCCGTCCGGGATTGTCAGAGTGAATTCGCCGATGAATTGCGCTCGACCGGGGAGTTTCACCGGATACCGAACTTCGGGCAGTGAAGGAAAGAAATCCGGTCGCGCAAACTCAAACGGGGCGAGTGGGATTTCCATGAGCAGGTGTCCATTTTCTCGCGTGGCATAGTTCGGCGATTCGAAACCAAGAGACACGACGACGGGTGCCGACAGATCCACCACATTAGAGACCGAAAAATTGGTGACGCGCGTGCCCGGCCGGATTCTCCCGGCCGCCGATTCCGCGAAGAGTCCACAATCTTCAGAGCTCAAATCCCGAAATCGGGCACGTACCTGCGCCGTCTGATCTCCTCGCGGGATACACGTCAGGCGGCCCGAGAGATCGCCGGTGGAGGTCAGCGTGGCCCGGATTTCCGTCCGGGCGCCTCGCATTGCCGTCGGTCCCGGCGGCACACTCTCGATGAGCGGGATTCCCGGAAGCAACATGCAACCCATTCCGTACGTATCCGCATAGGGAAGCATTCCCGGCGGGTAGTACTCGGCCATCGGATCTACCCAGAGCGTGTCGGAACCAATAGGAACTGCGAGGATGACGTGGCGAAACTGCTCGAGCACGGGAAGATTCGAGAACGGCACATGCTCGCCCGAAACCAGAACCGGAATCGGCCCGTATCCGTAGCCTCGCATCAAGGCCGTCAGCAATACCGCCTTGTCCTGCGAATCACCGTAGCCGTTCTGCCAGACACGATCGGCCGAGTTGGGCTCGTACCCGATTCTACCGAACGGCAGATGAACGGAGCGGATCCGATGAAGTACGAAAGTCGCGACGTTCATGAGGGCCGGCACAGCCTGCAGATCGGGAGCGGTTATGGCCGACCAACTCTGCACGGCTTCCTCCGACAGTTCAACCTTTTCCCAGAAATTCTCCGACACAAACAGCCCCAAATCCTCCCAATCGGCAAACGTCGTCCAAGCCAGTCGCGGGACGATGAACGACAGATTTACCATGTCCGGCTCGGGAACAACCGGCGGGATGTCTCTCTTTGTCCACTGATAGGAAATGCATCCGTCTGCTTCAGTTACTACGGGATCGAAACTATCATGTGTCATTTCGAATCGGATTCGCCGATTCACTGCCGTTTCGATCACGTAGCTTTTCTCCAGAACGGGATCGAAATCCCCGAAAAGAACAACGTCTCCGGTATGGGGTGTTGCAGGCGCTTTCGTCCCCGGCTTCGGTTCGATTCGATAGGCGAAATACAACGCCGCCCCGACATCGAGATTCGGAAACGAGACCCGTTGTTCTTTCAAGCGCGAATAGGCCGCCGCCCACTTCACCTCGGGCGCGAGGGAAAGCGTGAATGCCTCCGGCTCAGGCTCGATCCATGTTCCATCCGCCAGACGCACGCGCGCGGCCTCAATAATCACCGTGTCCCTGCCGGAATCGAATTGCACCACTTGCTCACGGAACGCGCTTGCGCCCCGTTCGTCGAGAATCCGGCACAGAAACTCGCGGTGCTTGTATGTGAAACCGACCGAGTCCAGTTTCACGATCTCTCGATCATACAGGATCACCGCCGATGCCTGCGGATACACGTCTGCTCCGCCAATACCGTCGAGAAGGCTGTCCAACTCCCCGGCCCGAAGGTTGGGGGTGGTGAAGACGACCAACAGCCAAACGGCGAAGAGGACGATGGATTCACGGATTCTCATGCTGGGAACATCCAAAGATAGACGCACGCGCAGGTCCCTCATGTTCGCATTCCATTCACATACGGTAGCGAATTTCTGCGTCTATTTCAAGCGAAAAGCAAACCGCCCCGCGGCATGCCGAGGGGCGGTTCAAGAGAACTTTACACGAAATGGCTACTTCATCAGCACCATCTTCTTGGTGATGGACGACCCGCCCGCCGTGAGCTTGTAGAAGTACAGACCGGTAGGCAGATCATTTGCCCGGAAAACCACGGCATGTTGACCGGCCGAATAATGTCCATTGGCCAACGTGGCTACCTCGCGACCGATCGCATCATACACCTTCAGACTGGTAAAACCACCCTCCGGCAGCGAAAAGCGAATCCGGGTTTCGGGATTGAACGGATTCGGGTAGTTATCCGCAAGGAAGAATTCTGCGGGCAGAGGCGCCTCGTCACCGTGAAAGCTGGCCGTACGGATCCAATCATGGGTTGTGCGAATACCACTCAGATCCACGTCCACCAGACGAAATTCGTAGACGACTCCCGGTTCCGCCGTCTGGTCGGTGAAGCGGTATACATGACCGCTTGCCGCACCGGCACCGGCCAGGGAGGCGATCCGCGAGAATGACGATTCCCCGGCCACGCTGCGTTCGATTTCCCAGCGATCCACATTGGTCTCGGAGGCCGTCCGCCAGACGATCTCGATTCCGCTCGAACCCGAGTAGGCCTCAAATGAGGCAAGCTCGGCCGCCAGGAAATGATCTTCCAGGGTCACGCAGGTGTCGAATGGTGTCATCGTCCGGAACGGCGCTATCACCAGCCGCTGAGTCTGGAAGTTCGGATTGCAGGGATCCACGCGCCGCGGCCAGTATCCCTTCGTGCACGCCAGGACAGTAACCGGCATAAGACCTTCCGCGATAGGATTGGACACCGTCACCTGGGCGTGACCAAACTCATCGGTGTGTACGGTATCTTCGCTGAGCGTCCCTTCGCTCGTCGTCAGAATAACCTTCACCCCGCCGAGGCCCGTGTTACCCAATCTCAGAGCCATAAATCCCCGACGCAACTGAATATGCACAATCAATTCCGACATGCTGCCGTTGATGATCGGACCGGTTGAGGTCAATCGCAGCGAATCCCCGGGCATCATCACGTTCTTGGGAAGTCCGTCCGTCTCGCCCGTGGCAAACGTTACCAGCGCATTGGCCGGATTGTTGATTGCCGGAGCGGTGTGAAACACCGAGTCCTGATTGGGCCTCAGCGGTGGACAATAATACGGAATGCCGTTGGGGGCGTCATCGAGTTTCCAGAGAGCCATTTGCAGAATATCGTCGCCCAATGCCGAGGTATCGCCCCACCACGTCATGATATAGGCCAGCGCCGGAATCTGAACCGCGCAATGCGGATTCATCGGAGAGTCGTAGATCACCACACAATATGGATTCTGGTTCAGACCGTGGGTGATATCCACACAGTAGGCATAGAGGGGATCCGGCTCGCAATTGCTGTTAAACCGGAAGATACCCATCGCGCCACTATAGTGCCCGGTCGGCCAGTGAACGGTTCCCGGATTCCCACCTCCGTTCACCAATCCCGTGTAGTCAATCATACATGTGTCGTTGTCCAGTGAACCGAAACTGCCGCGATTCCAAACGGGCGTCCAATCGTCAGGGCCTCCTTCACTATCCACGACGGCGAAGGCTTGGATTGCGAAAGCCAACATTGCCGCCATCCACAACATCATCAGAGCATTCTTCATCGTATCTCCTCGTGTGGTTCACAATATCTCAATCATGTCATCTCATGCGATTCGGCCAGATACTCTCGGACTGTTCCTCTCCTGTATGATTTCAAGCACATGGCGCTCAAAACTGGTTGCGCAGTGTAAATGCCTGTTTTTAGTCACAGAACATGGGCTATCTGGTAGGCTTAATATAGTTTCTTGAACTTGCAGTGTCAAGTCAACTTTATATATATACGAAGTATCTTCGCAGGATGTTATATAATATAGACGACAACAAAGTGGTCGAGTTACCTATTTAACACATCTTTGATACCTGATTAGAAAGTCCTCACCGAAACCGGCCCATGAGCGACGTATCGGATCGAGCCTTGACTCTCAGGCCGCATTTGTATATCTTTCTGAGCCTTTGGGGCAGTAGCTCAGCTGGGAGAGCACCACGTTCGCAACGTGGGGGTCGGCGGTTCGAGCCCGCTCTGCTCCACCAAGAGAAGCGCCGAACAGCGCTGATGGTTTTCTTGTCTATCGCTGGACGGAAGTCGCCGGGTCCCGCGCAAGGGACGGCCGCCCAACCCCGCCAGGACCGGAAGGTAGCAACGGTAAGCGGTTCATCACTGTGTTGCGGATCAGCCTGGCGACTTCCGGCCGGCGATGAATTTTCCCTATAGATTGAACATATGGACACTCGCTATTGCTCATTCAATCCAAGCTAAGTCGCGGATTTTTAAAAAATCGGAGTTGTGTTCGATATTACAGTGAGTTGACTTTACGAGGGGAATCCGCTATCTTTTGTATCTTGATTTGTACTCGATTGTGGTGTCTTTGCGCTCTTTTCTCGTCCCATGTCCTACCAAGTCCTCGCCCGCAAGTGGCGGCCACGGCGGTTCGCTGACGTCGTCGGGCAGAAACACATCACCCAAACCATTCAGAACGCGCTCCGTCAGGGACGGCTGGCGCATGCGTTTCTTTTCACCGGTCCGCGCGGCGTCGGCAAGACCAGCACGGCCCGTATTCTCGCTCGGGCGGTGAACTGCCCGAACATTGACCTGGCGGGAGACGCGGAACCCTGCAACGAGTGCGAAACCTGCCAAGCGCTCTTAGAGGATCGCGAACTGGACGTCATCGAAATGGACGCCGCTTCCCACAACAGCGTGGAGGACGTGCGGCGGCTGAACGAGAACTGCCGCCTGTCCCCCGTCGCCGGACGGAAGAAGATCTACATCATTGACGAAGTCCATATGCTGTCACGGAGCGCCTTCAACGCGTTTCTTAAGACGCTCGAAGAACCGCCCTCGCACGTGATCTTCATCCTTGCCACCACCGACGTGCAGATGGTTCCGGCCACGATCCGCTCGCGCGTCCAGCGCTTTGATTTTCGGCCGCTACGCCCCAAGGAGATTGCACCCTATCTGGAACACATCTGCACCTCGGAAGGCTGGAAAGCCGACCTCGAAGCCTTGTGGGTGATCGCCCGCCGCGCCGACGGATCCCTCCGCGACGCCGAAGGATTGCTCGATCAGGTGGTATCGTTTTCCGGTGGCGAAGTTTCCCTCGACACGACCCGCGACATTCTGGGTATTCTGCCGAGTGACTTGCTGACTCAAGCGACGCGCCTGGTGGCAACGCACGATTCGCAGAATGTTCCGGCTTACCTCGATGAGCTGGCCGCGCGGGGCGTGGACTACACCGATCTGCTGCGCGCGCTTCAGTCCTATTGGATGGACCTCACGTTCGCCAAACAGGACCTGCCGGTTTCCGGGCGGAGCGAAGAAGAGATTGCCGATATGATGGCGGCGGGTTCCGATCTGTCAATCGAGGATCTGTTCCGGCTCATCCGTCTTGCCGAAACGCTGGAAGACTCGATCAAATGGTCTACGTCGCCGCGCGTTCGGTTCGAGGTAGCCTTCCTCCGCTGGACTTCGTTGGATCGCGTAGCCACGATCCACGACATCCTCGAACGGTTGGGTGGCAAAGGAGCATCCGTGGATGTTCCTCCTCCCCCGCCTGCCCGAAGGAGCGCGGGAAAATCCACACGGCTTGACACGAATCCTCAAGAAGACTCTGCATCGCCGGCGACAGCACGTGAACCGAGCGGTGGACATGCGGACTTGGAGCGGATTCGCAACGCCTGGCCCGAGATCTGTTCCGCCCTTCGCAAGCGGAGTCCCGCCGCCGCCATCGCCAAAACGAACTGGATTCCCGAATCGCTGACGGGAAATAAATTAGCCATTCGCTGCACGCTCGAAGGCAAGTTCGCGGCCGAGCAAATGAAAACCCATTTCCCTCATCTGACCGCCGTATTACAGGACATGTTCGGATCATCGTTCCATCTGGTCGCATTGCCCTCGGCG
This window contains:
- a CDS encoding T9SS type A sorting domain-containing protein, which encodes MKNALMMLWMAAMLAFAIQAFAVVDSEGGPDDWTPVWNRGSFGSLDNDTCMIDYTGLVNGGGNPGTVHWPTGHYSGAMGIFRFNSNCEPDPLYAYCVDITHGLNQNPYCVVIYDSPMNPHCAVQIPALAYIMTWWGDTSALGDDILQMALWKLDDAPNGIPYYCPPLRPNQDSVFHTAPAINNPANALVTFATGETDGLPKNVMMPGDSLRLTSTGPIINGSMSELIVHIQLRRGFMALRLGNTGLGGVKVILTTSEGTLSEDTVHTDEFGHAQVTVSNPIAEGLMPVTVLACTKGYWPRRVDPCNPNFQTQRLVIAPFRTMTPFDTCVTLEDHFLAAELASFEAYSGSSGIEIVWRTASETNVDRWEIERSVAGESSFSRIASLAGAGAASGHVYRFTDQTAEPGVVYEFRLVDVDLSGIRTTHDWIRTASFHGDEAPLPAEFFLADNYPNPFNPETRIRFSLPEGGFTSLKVYDAIGREVATLANGHYSAGQHAVVFRANDLPTGLYFYKLTAGGSSITKKMVLMK
- a CDS encoding DUF3857 domain-containing protein gives rise to the protein MRIRESIVLFAVWLLVVFTTPNLRAGELDSLLDGIGGADVYPQASAVILYDREIVKLDSVGFTYKHREFLCRILDERGASAFREQVVQFDSGRDTVIIEAARVRLADGTWIEPEPEAFTLSLAPEVKWAAAYSRLKEQRVSFPNLDVGAALYFAYRIEPKPGTKAPATPHTGDVVLFGDFDPVLEKSYVIETAVNRRIRFEMTHDSFDPVVTEADGCISYQWTKRDIPPVVPEPDMVNLSFIVPRLAWTTFADWEDLGLFVSENFWEKVELSEEAVQSWSAITAPDLQAVPALMNVATFVLHRIRSVHLPFGRIGYEPNSADRVWQNGYGDSQDKAVLLTALMRGYGYGPIPVLVSGEHVPFSNLPVLEQFRHVILAVPIGSDTLWVDPMAEYYPPGMLPYADTYGMGCMLLPGIPLIESVPPGPTAMRGARTEIRATLTSTGDLSGRLTCIPRGDQTAQVRARFRDLSSEDCGLFAESAAGRIRPGTRVTNFSVSNVVDLSAPVVVSLGFESPNYATRENGHLLMEIPLAPFEFARPDFFPSLPEVRYPVKLPGRAQFIGEFTLTIPDGFQVAAVPPTLLIDNPFVRMEVHSRRGEATMTWTQTIEIKADLVPPGEFATVRQAFEAIELPKYRLVLMEKK
- the dnaX gene encoding DNA polymerase III subunit gamma/tau; this translates as MSYQVLARKWRPRRFADVVGQKHITQTIQNALRQGRLAHAFLFTGPRGVGKTSTARILARAVNCPNIDLAGDAEPCNECETCQALLEDRELDVIEMDAASHNSVEDVRRLNENCRLSPVAGRKKIYIIDEVHMLSRSAFNAFLKTLEEPPSHVIFILATTDVQMVPATIRSRVQRFDFRPLRPKEIAPYLEHICTSEGWKADLEALWVIARRADGSLRDAEGLLDQVVSFSGGEVSLDTTRDILGILPSDLLTQATRLVATHDSQNVPAYLDELAARGVDYTDLLRALQSYWMDLTFAKQDLPVSGRSEEEIADMMAAGSDLSIEDLFRLIRLAETLEDSIKWSTSPRVRFEVAFLRWTSLDRVATIHDILERLGGKGASVDVPPPPPARRSAGKSTRLDTNPQEDSASPATAREPSGGHADLERIRNAWPEICSALRKRSPAAAIAKTNWIPESLTGNKLAIRCTLEGKFAAEQMKTHFPHLTAVLQDMFGSSFHLVALPSAGNSAPPATKTEPAPSSTSSPEEGLFSSLMNRFGGVEVDPQQTREPD